From the genome of Scytonema hofmannii PCC 7110, one region includes:
- a CDS encoding response regulator: MDRIIKRILICDDNADNSFLLQAILEAEEREIEIADSGAAVLTKIETDSDSTDLLILDVMMPEMDGYEIAQRIRQSDKFQSLPILLVTGISEDYSQNYRDVKVDGLIRKPIDIDLVIAQVEAILHPSL, from the coding sequence ATGGATAGGATTATTAAGCGGATATTGATATGTGATGATAATGCTGATAACTCTTTTCTTCTCCAAGCAATTCTAGAAGCAGAGGAGCGCGAGATTGAGATTGCTGATTCTGGTGCGGCAGTGTTAACTAAGATTGAAACTGACTCTGACTCGACTGACCTGCTGATACTAGATGTGATGATGCCTGAAATGGATGGATACGAAATTGCTCAACGTATCAGACAATCAGATAAGTTTCAATCTCTTCCTATTTTGTTAGTCACAGGTATTAGTGAAGATTATTCTCAAAACTATCGCGATGTAAAGGTTGATGGATTGATCCGAAAGCCTATTGACATCGATCTAGTAATCGCTCAAGTGGAAGCTATTCTACACCCCAGTCTATAA